In Gavia stellata isolate bGavSte3 unplaced genomic scaffold, bGavSte3.hap2 HAP2_SCAFFOLD_546, whole genome shotgun sequence, the following proteins share a genomic window:
- the CCDC115 gene encoding coiled-coil domain-containing protein 115, producing MEGSPVAGGTLDAAALELLEALETLQQRRHLLTQLLRQGWLSLSQARYSLGCHRVSSLQYGATMVPRVRVLPRQDPGGPPHFQEVPGTGGDPEDPQQGGGDGLRQRRGPPEKGGAPPRAPPDPLAWFGVLVPPSLRQAQGSFIQGVTVAVELAELQGAVTAAATRYRALLRRKRHLDGDIGTAGDTGTSGDTETLGDTGTLGDTETTGDTGTSGDTKTFGDTNTTGDTGTSGDTEALGDTEITGDMGTSGDTETLGDTGTLGDTQTSGDMGTSGDTETLGDTGTLGDTETTGDMGTSGDTETLGDTGTLGDTETTGDMGTSGDTETLGDTGTLGDTETPYDTDTTGDTETPCDTEDHGDTKTTCDTDTAGDTATTGDTVTSGDTGTA from the exons GGTCTCCCGTGGCGGGGGGGACGCTGGACGCGGCggcgctggagctgctggaagcGCTGGAGACACTGCAGCAGAGGCGTCACCTCCTCACCCAGCTCCTGCGGCAG GGGTGGCTGTCCCTCTCCCAGGCCCGTTACTCCCTCGGGTGCCACCGCGTCTCGTCCCTACAGTACGGGGCCACCATGGTCCCCCGCGTCCGCGTCCTCCCCAG GCAGGACCCGGGGGGGCCCCCCCACTTCCAGGAGGTGCCGGGTACGGGGGGGGACCCCGAGGACCCCCAGCAGGGGGGGGGCGATG ggctgcGGCAGCGTCGGGGTCCCCCAGAAAAagggggtgcccccccccgggccccccccgaCCCCTTGGCCTGGTTTGGGGTGCTGGTGCCCCCCAGCCTGCGGCAGGCCCAGGGCAGCTTCATCCAGG gggtgACGGTGGCGGTGGAGCTGGCGGAGCTGCAGGGTGCCGTGACGGCGGCTGCCACCCGCTACCGCGCCCTCCTGCGCCGCAAACGTCACCTGGACGGGGACATCGGGACcgcgggggacacggggacctCAGGGGACACCGAGACccttggggacacggggacacttggggacaccgAGACCACGGGTGACACGGGGACCTCAGGTGACACCAAGACCTTTGGGGACACCAACACCACAGGTGACACGGGGACCTCAGGTGACACCGAGGCCCTTGGGGACACCGAGATCACGGGTGACATGGGGACCTCAGGTGACACAGAGACccttggggacacagggacacttggggacacccAGACTTCGGGTGACATGGGGACCTCAGGTGACACTGAGACccttggggacacggggacacttggggacaccgAGACCACAGGTGACATGGGGACCTCAGGTGACACTGAGACccttggggacacggggacacttggggacaccgAGACCACAGGTGACATGGGGACCTCAGGTGACACTGAGACccttggggacacagggacacttggggacaccgAGACCCCCTATGACACCGACACCACAGGTGACACCGAGACCCCGTGTGACACCGAGGACCACGGGGACACCAAGACCACATGTGACACGGACACCGCAGGTGACACCGCGACCACAGGGGACACGGTGACAagtggggacacggggaccgCGTGA